One window from the genome of Streptomyces sp. WZ-12 encodes:
- the cobN gene encoding cobaltochelatase subunit CobN, producing the protein MILLLSTSDTDLLSARAATGPVPFRLANPARLDVAELPGLLEGTDLVVVRLLGGIRAWEDGLDVLLAADQHRPVVVLTGEQAPDAQLMAASTVPVGIAAEAHAYLAHGGPANLDQLARFLSDTVLLTGHGFEPPAAAPSWGPLERPASEATGPTVAVLYYRAHHMSGNTRFVHDLCDRIERAGSRPMPLFVASLRAPEPELIEELRAADAIVTTVLAAGGTKPAEASAGGDDESWDAGALAGLDVPILQALCLTGSRADWEANDEGLSPLDAASQIAVPEFDGRLITVPFSFKEIDEDGLPVYVADPERAARVAGIAVRHARLRHIPAAEKRLALVLSAYPTKHSRIGNAVGLDTPASAVELLRRLRAEGYDFGTEPVPGLASGDGDELIYALIEAGGHDQEWLTEEQLARNPVRIPAADYRRWYATLPRELRDSVEEHWGPPPGEMFVDRSRNPEGDIVLAALRRGNLLILIQPPRGFGENPIAIYHDPDLPPSHHYLAAYRWIATPAADGGFGADAMVHLGKHGNLEWLPGKNAGLSAACGPDAALGDLPLIYPFLVNDPGEGTQAKRRVHATLVDHLVPPMARADSYGDIARLEQLLDEYAAISSMDPAKLPAIRAQIWTLIQAAKLDHDLGLEERPEDDGFDDFLLHVDGWLCEVKDAQIRDGLHVLGAAPAGAARVNLVLAILRARQIWGGTSALPGLREALGLDESAATRTAADDAEAVARGLVQAMEDADWDPAAVSRVAEGHPEAVAAILDFATREVVPRLSATTAELDHAVHALNGGFVPAGPSGSPLRGLVNVLPTGRNFYSVDPKAVPSRLAWETGQALADSLLARYRDDNGDWPQSVGLSLWGTSAMRTSGDDVAEALALLGVRPVWDDASRRVTGLEAIPLDELDRPRIDVTLRISGFFRDAFPHVIGLLDDAVRLVASLDEPAEGNFVRAHAQADLAAHGDERRATTRIFGSRPGTYGAGLLQLIDSRDWRTDADLAEVYTVWGGYAYGRGLEGRPAREEMETAYKRIAVAAKNTDTREHDIADSDDYFQYHGGMVATVKALKGKAPEAYIGDSTRPETVRTRTLVEETSRVFRARVVNPRWIEAMRRHGYKGAFELAATVDYLFGYDATTGVVADWMYDKLAQTYVLDPENRAFLQEANPWALHGIAERLLEAESRGMWEKPDAETLAALREAFLETEGELEGED; encoded by the coding sequence GTGATCCTGCTGTTGTCGACCTCCGACACCGATCTGCTCAGCGCCCGCGCGGCCACGGGTCCCGTGCCGTTCCGGCTCGCCAACCCCGCCCGCCTCGACGTCGCCGAGCTCCCCGGGCTCCTGGAGGGCACCGACCTCGTCGTGGTCCGCCTGCTCGGCGGCATCCGCGCCTGGGAGGACGGCCTGGACGTGCTGCTGGCCGCGGACCAGCACCGCCCGGTCGTCGTCCTCACCGGCGAACAGGCCCCCGACGCCCAGTTGATGGCGGCGTCCACGGTCCCGGTCGGCATCGCGGCCGAGGCGCACGCCTACCTCGCGCACGGCGGCCCGGCCAACCTCGACCAACTGGCCCGGTTCCTCAGCGACACCGTGCTGCTCACCGGCCACGGCTTCGAGCCGCCCGCGGCCGCGCCGTCCTGGGGCCCGCTGGAGCGCCCCGCCTCGGAGGCGACCGGCCCGACGGTGGCCGTGCTCTACTACCGCGCCCACCACATGAGCGGCAACACCCGCTTCGTCCACGACCTCTGCGACCGGATCGAGCGGGCCGGCAGCCGCCCGATGCCGCTCTTCGTCGCCTCGTTGCGCGCCCCCGAGCCGGAGTTGATCGAGGAGCTGCGCGCGGCCGACGCCATCGTCACCACCGTCCTGGCGGCCGGCGGCACCAAGCCCGCCGAGGCGTCCGCGGGCGGCGACGACGAGTCCTGGGACGCCGGCGCGCTGGCCGGCCTGGACGTGCCGATCCTCCAGGCGCTCTGCCTGACCGGGTCGCGGGCCGACTGGGAGGCGAACGACGAGGGGCTCTCGCCGCTCGACGCCGCCTCGCAGATCGCCGTGCCCGAGTTCGACGGGCGGCTGATCACCGTGCCGTTCTCGTTCAAGGAGATCGACGAGGACGGCCTCCCGGTCTACGTCGCCGACCCCGAACGGGCCGCCCGGGTCGCCGGGATCGCCGTCCGGCACGCCCGGTTGCGGCACATCCCGGCCGCCGAGAAGCGGCTGGCGCTGGTGCTGTCGGCGTACCCCACCAAGCACTCCCGGATCGGCAACGCGGTCGGCCTGGACACCCCGGCCAGCGCCGTCGAGCTGCTGCGCCGCCTCCGGGCCGAGGGCTACGACTTCGGCACCGAGCCGGTGCCCGGCCTGGCGTCCGGCGACGGCGACGAGTTGATCTACGCCCTCATCGAGGCCGGCGGCCACGACCAGGAGTGGCTGACCGAGGAGCAGTTGGCCCGCAACCCGGTCCGGATACCGGCCGCCGACTACCGCCGCTGGTACGCCACGCTGCCGCGGGAGCTCCGCGACTCCGTGGAGGAGCACTGGGGCCCGCCGCCCGGCGAGATGTTCGTCGACCGCAGCCGGAACCCCGAGGGCGACATCGTGCTGGCCGCCCTGCGCCGCGGCAACCTGCTGATCCTCATCCAGCCGCCGCGCGGCTTCGGCGAGAACCCGATCGCGATCTACCACGACCCCGATCTCCCGCCCTCCCACCACTACTTGGCGGCCTACCGCTGGATCGCCACGCCCGCCGCCGACGGTGGCTTCGGTGCCGACGCCATGGTCCACCTCGGCAAGCACGGCAACCTGGAGTGGCTGCCCGGCAAGAACGCCGGCCTGTCCGCCGCCTGCGGCCCGGACGCGGCCCTCGGCGACCTGCCGCTGATCTACCCGTTCCTGGTCAACGACCCGGGCGAGGGCACCCAGGCCAAGCGCCGGGTGCACGCCACCCTCGTCGACCACCTCGTCCCGCCGATGGCCCGCGCCGACTCCTACGGCGACATCGCGCGCCTGGAGCAACTGCTCGACGAGTACGCCGCGATCTCCTCGATGGACCCGGCCAAGCTGCCCGCCATCCGCGCGCAGATCTGGACCCTGATCCAGGCCGCCAAGCTGGACCACGACCTCGGCCTGGAAGAGCGCCCGGAGGACGACGGGTTCGACGACTTCCTGCTGCACGTCGACGGCTGGCTCTGCGAGGTCAAGGACGCGCAGATCCGCGACGGCCTGCACGTGCTGGGCGCCGCCCCGGCCGGCGCGGCCCGGGTCAACCTCGTCCTGGCCATCCTGCGCGCCCGGCAGATCTGGGGCGGCACCTCCGCGCTGCCCGGGCTCCGCGAGGCGCTCGGGCTGGACGAGTCGGCCGCCACCCGCACCGCGGCCGACGACGCCGAGGCCGTCGCCCGCGGCCTCGTCCAGGCCATGGAGGACGCCGACTGGGACCCGGCTGCGGTCTCCCGGGTCGCCGAGGGCCACCCGGAGGCGGTCGCCGCGATCCTCGACTTCGCCACCCGGGAGGTCGTCCCGCGGCTGTCCGCCACCACCGCCGAACTCGACCACGCGGTGCACGCGTTGAACGGTGGCTTCGTCCCGGCCGGCCCGTCCGGCTCGCCGCTGCGCGGCCTGGTCAACGTCCTGCCGACCGGCCGCAACTTCTACTCCGTCGACCCCAAGGCCGTGCCGTCGCGGCTCGCCTGGGAGACCGGACAGGCGCTCGCCGACTCGCTGTTGGCCCGCTACCGCGACGACAACGGCGACTGGCCGCAGTCGGTGGGCCTGTCCCTGTGGGGCACCAGCGCGATGCGCACCTCCGGCGACGACGTCGCCGAGGCGCTGGCGCTGCTCGGCGTCCGGCCCGTGTGGGACGACGCCTCGCGCCGGGTCACCGGCCTGGAGGCGATCCCGCTCGACGAGCTCGACCGTCCCCGCATCGATGTCACCCTCCGCATCAGCGGCTTCTTCCGCGACGCGTTCCCGCACGTCATCGGCCTGCTCGACGACGCGGTGCGGCTCGTCGCCTCTCTCGACGAGCCCGCCGAGGGCAACTTCGTCCGGGCCCACGCCCAGGCGGACCTCGCGGCGCACGGGGACGAACGCCGCGCCACCACCCGGATCTTCGGCTCCCGCCCCGGCACCTACGGTGCGGGCCTGCTCCAGCTCATCGACTCCCGCGACTGGCGCACCGACGCCGACCTCGCCGAGGTCTACACCGTCTGGGGCGGCTACGCCTACGGGCGCGGGCTGGAGGGCCGCCCGGCCCGGGAGGAGATGGAGACCGCCTACAAGCGCATCGCGGTGGCCGCCAAGAACACCGACACCCGCGAGCACGACATCGCCGACTCCGACGACTACTTCCAGTACCACGGCGGGATGGTCGCCACCGTCAAGGCACTCAAGGGCAAGGCCCCCGAGGCGTACATCGGCGACTCGACCCGCCCGGAGACGGTCCGCACCCGGACGCTGGTGGAGGAGACCTCCCGGGTCTTCCGCGCCCGGGTCGTCAACCCCCGTTGGATCGAGGCGATGCGCCGCCACGGCTACAAGGGCGCCTTCGAACTCGCCGCCACCGTGGACTACTTGTTCGGCTACGACGCCACCACCGGCGTCGTCGCCGACTGGATGTACGACAAGCTGGCCCAGACCTACGTCCTGGACCCGGAGAACCGCGCCTTCCTCCAGGAGGCCAACCCCTGGGCGCTGCACGGCATCGCCGAGCGCCTGCTGGAGGCTGAGTCCCGCGGCATGTGGGAGAAGCCGGACGCGGAGACGCTGGCGGCGCTGCGGGAAGCCTTCCTGGAGACCGAGGGCGAGCTGGAGGGCGAGGACTAA